From a region of the Deinococcus aestuarii genome:
- a CDS encoding aldo/keto reductase, with the protein MQQREFGNTGFRVGVLGLGAGQVGAETLPEAEAERLLHRALDLGITLIDTARGYGLSEERIGRFLAHRRDEFILSTKGGYGVEGTQDWTPENIRRGIERALRRMRTDRLDIFHLHSCPLDTLRRDDLLAELDRAREAGLIRVAAYSGENEALAWAAESGRFGSLQTSVNVTDQWSLHHVLPGAAARGLGLIAKRPIANAAWQFTGRPVGQYAEVYWERLRTLRLDPGDLDWNEFTLRFSAFAPGVSSAIVGTARVENLERNAAAVEKGPLPAEVLERIEAAWAEHGQGWGGEV; encoded by the coding sequence ATGCAGCAGCGGGAGTTTGGCAATACGGGGTTCAGGGTCGGCGTCCTCGGCCTCGGCGCCGGGCAGGTGGGCGCGGAGACGCTGCCGGAAGCGGAGGCGGAGCGGCTGCTCCACCGCGCCCTCGACCTCGGCATCACCCTGATCGACACGGCGCGCGGCTACGGGCTGAGCGAGGAGAGGATCGGGCGTTTTCTCGCCCACCGCCGGGACGAGTTCATCCTGAGCACAAAGGGCGGGTACGGCGTGGAGGGCACCCAGGACTGGACGCCCGAGAACATCCGCCGGGGCATCGAGCGCGCCTTGCGGCGGATGCGAACCGACCGCCTCGACATCTTCCACCTCCACTCGTGCCCACTGGATACCCTGCGCCGCGACGACCTGCTTGCCGAACTCGACCGGGCGCGGGAGGCGGGACTCATCCGCGTGGCGGCCTACAGCGGCGAGAACGAGGCGCTGGCGTGGGCGGCGGAGTCGGGCCGCTTCGGCAGCCTCCAGACGAGCGTGAACGTCACCGACCAGTGGAGCCTCCACCACGTCCTGCCCGGCGCGGCGGCCCGCGGCCTGGGGTTGATCGCCAAGCGCCCCATCGCCAACGCCGCCTGGCAGTTCACAGGGCGCCCGGTGGGCCAATACGCCGAGGTGTACTGGGAACGGTTGCGGACGCTGCGGCTCGACCCCGGCGACCTGGACTGGAACGAGTTCACCCTGCGCTTCTCCGCCTTCGCCCCGGGGGTGAGCAGCGCGATTGTCGGCACGGCGCGGGTGGAGAACTTGGAGCGGAACGCCGCCGCCGTGGAGAAGGGACCGCTTCCCGCCGAGGTGCTGGAGCGGATCGAGGCGGCCTGGGCCGAGCACGGGCAGGGGTGGGGCGGGGAGGTGTGA
- the murA gene encoding UDP-N-acetylglucosamine 1-carboxyvinyltransferase produces the protein MHLTPLHIQGGRTLSGDVAIQPSKNAALPIIVASLLSSEPVTLHGIPRLSDVYTILDLAHHIGARHAWVGPHSLTLHTPEIVSTVAPYGLVSKMRASFIILGAILARAGEATVSMPGGCAWGPRPVDQHVKALRALGAEISEDGGNFAAVRRGSLSGTFLFELLTVGGTHNAILASVLGDGVVTLENASIDTDVVDLINFLNSLGARIEGAGTNTLTIHGVPALRGGEYTVIPDRIEAGTFMIAAAATRSRLTLTNVRPDHLRAVSAKLAEMGVDILEGQDRLIVDARDRELRPVNITTQSFPGFPTDVQPQMSALLATVPGTSVVQDPVYPDRLTHVAELHRMGANITVSGYTQVIQGGKLHAAPVKAADLRAGAALFIAALTTEGETVIDGVQYLNRGYERLAERLRSIGANAWQPQPVLANAMD, from the coding sequence ATGCACCTGACCCCGCTGCACATTCAAGGAGGCCGGACCCTTTCCGGCGACGTCGCCATTCAGCCCAGCAAGAACGCGGCGCTGCCGATCATCGTGGCGAGCCTCCTGAGCAGCGAACCCGTCACCCTGCACGGCATTCCCCGCCTCAGCGACGTGTACACCATCCTCGACCTCGCGCACCATATTGGCGCCCGGCACGCCTGGGTGGGGCCGCACAGCCTGACCCTGCACACGCCCGAGATCGTCAGCACCGTCGCGCCCTACGGCCTCGTCTCCAAGATGCGCGCGAGCTTCATCATCCTGGGCGCGATTCTGGCGCGGGCCGGGGAGGCGACCGTGAGTATGCCGGGGGGCTGCGCGTGGGGACCGCGCCCGGTCGATCAGCATGTCAAGGCGCTGCGGGCCCTGGGCGCCGAGATCAGCGAGGATGGGGGCAATTTCGCGGCGGTGCGGCGCGGCAGCCTCAGCGGCACCTTCTTATTCGAGCTGCTGACCGTGGGCGGCACGCACAACGCCATCCTGGCCTCGGTCCTGGGCGACGGCGTGGTGACCCTGGAAAACGCCAGCATCGACACCGATGTGGTGGACCTGATCAATTTCCTGAACAGCCTTGGCGCGCGGATCGAGGGGGCGGGCACGAACACGCTGACCATCCACGGCGTTCCGGCGTTGCGCGGCGGCGAGTACACGGTGATTCCCGACCGCATCGAGGCGGGCACCTTCATGATCGCCGCCGCCGCCACCCGCAGCCGCCTGACGCTGACGAATGTGCGCCCCGACCACCTGCGCGCGGTCAGCGCCAAGCTCGCCGAGATGGGCGTGGACATCCTCGAAGGCCAGGACCGCCTGATCGTGGACGCCCGTGACCGCGAATTGCGGCCCGTCAACATCACCACCCAGAGCTTCCCCGGTTTCCCCACCGACGTGCAGCCGCAGATGAGTGCCCTGCTCGCCACCGTCCCCGGCACGAGCGTGGTGCAGGACCCGGTGTACCCCGACCGCCTGACCCACGTGGCCGAGCTGCACCGCATGGGCGCGAACATCACCGTCAGCGGCTACACGCAGGTCATCCAGGGAGGCAAGCTGCACGCCGCGCCCGTCAAGGCCGCCGACCTGCGCGCCGGGGCCGCCCTCTTCATCGCCGCGCTCACCACTGAGGGCGAGACGGTGATCGACGGGGTGCAGTACCTCAACCGGGGCTACGAGCGGCTGGCCGAGCGGCTGCGCTCCATCGGCGCGAACGCCTGGCAACCCCAGCCCGTGCTGGCGAACGCGATGGACTGA
- a CDS encoding transcriptional regulator has translation MPKKERKRLQVVISEEQDALLTRTAYELSSPERLISKSEVVRLAIEKIARELGEGEHLDEYRALLDDDPGDEEG, from the coding sequence ATGCCCAAAAAGGAACGCAAACGCTTGCAGGTGGTGATCAGCGAGGAGCAAGACGCCCTGCTCACCCGCACGGCGTATGAGCTGTCGAGCCCCGAGCGACTGATCAGCAAGAGCGAGGTCGTCCGCCTCGCCATCGAGAAGATCGCCCGCGAACTCGGCGAGGGCGAACACCTCGACGAGTACCGCGCCCTCCTCGACGACGACCCCGGGGACGAGGAAGGGTAG
- a CDS encoding C40 family peptidase, with protein MTFFSRFLLPLALLTLASAAGASLTSAGPGPLPPAASVPEEVPLTVTVQPGDTAFRLARAHGLSVEALLALNGLTGPELRVGQVLRVREVPPYTVQPGETLYSLARRFGVSVDALLAANTLPEGSVLRAGQVLLVPAPNPVAPVVAVVPTPVPASALPVTVVPVAPAPDAPAPEPLPGAAVTPPLPGTASPGFALPSEWRGAALALLGVPYVYGGASPAGLDCSGLVLQVFAPLGLNLPRRSADQAQVGQPVAPGELQPGDLVFFDTEGGGAVTHVGIYLGDDEFVNANSYRGQVVVDHLLSDRYWAPRLLGARRVLPPATYASGR; from the coding sequence ATGACGTTCTTTTCCCGGTTCCTGTTGCCGCTGGCCCTCCTGACCCTCGCCTCCGCCGCGGGGGCCTCGCTCACGAGCGCGGGGCCCGGACCGCTGCCGCCCGCCGCCTCCGTTCCGGAGGAAGTGCCGCTCACCGTGACCGTGCAGCCGGGGGACACGGCCTTCCGGCTGGCCCGCGCCCACGGCCTGAGCGTTGAGGCGCTCCTCGCCCTGAACGGTCTGACCGGCCCCGAGCTGCGGGTGGGACAGGTGCTGCGCGTGCGGGAGGTCCCGCCATACACCGTGCAGCCGGGAGAGACGCTGTATTCCCTCGCCCGCCGCTTCGGCGTGAGCGTGGACGCCCTGCTCGCGGCGAACACCCTCCCCGAAGGCAGCGTGCTGCGGGCCGGTCAGGTGCTGCTCGTGCCCGCGCCGAACCCTGTCGCGCCGGTCGTCGCGGTGGTGCCGACGCCCGTGCCCGCCTCTGCTCTCCCGGTCACGGTCGTCCCCGTGGCCCCGGCACCCGACGCGCCCGCCCCCGAGCCGCTTCCCGGAGCCGCCGTGACGCCGCCCCTTCCCGGGACCGCCTCCCCGGGTTTTGCCCTGCCGAGTGAATGGCGCGGCGCGGCCCTGGCGCTCCTGGGGGTGCCCTACGTTTACGGGGGCGCATCCCCCGCCGGGCTCGATTGCAGCGGGCTGGTGCTTCAGGTCTTCGCGCCGCTCGGGCTGAATCTGCCCCGCCGCAGCGCCGACCAGGCGCAGGTCGGGCAGCCCGTCGCGCCCGGGGAACTGCAACCCGGTGATCTCGTCTTCTTCGACACCGAGGGGGGAGGCGCCGTGACCCACGTCGGCATCTATCTCGGTGACGACGAGTTCGTGAACGCCAACTCGTACCGGGGTCAGGTCGTCGTGGACCACCTGCTCTCCGACCGCTACTGGGCCCCGCGCCTGCTCGGCGCCCGGCGCGTGTTGCCCCCGGCCACGTACGCCTCGGGTCGCTAG